The genomic region TTATTGCCTGCGCCCGCGCCGGCGGCGTGCCGGCGCGCTTCGTCTCCGGGCATTTCCTGCGCGCCGACGACACCCTGCATCAGGACGCCGGCCATGCCTGGGCGGAGGCCTATGTGCCCGATCTCGGCTGGGTCGGCTTCGATCCCGCCAACAGCATCTGCGCTACCGACGCGCATGTCCGCGTTGCGATCGGGCTCGACTATCTCGGCGCGGCCCCGGTGCGCGGCACGCGCTACGGCGGCGGCACGGAAACGCTGACGGTGGCGGTGAAGGTCGAACAGGCCGGCCGCGGCGGGCAGTCGCAATCGCAGTCCCAGCGGCAGGGCTAGGAGTTGCCAGCCGAACGCATTCGGCGTGCTACACTTGCGGGATCTGATCAGACCGGCGAGGTAGCCCATGGCGACTGTGAAACTGCTTTCGGATGATGAACTCTCGGCCGAGGCGCGCGCCGTCTTCGACGATATCCGCAAGGTGCGGAAATCGGACTTCGTCAACAATTTCTGGCGCGCGCTGGCGCATGATCCGAAGACGCTGCGGCGGACCTGGGAGAGCATCAAGGAGGTGATGGCTCCGGGTGCACTCGATCCCAAGGTCAAGGAAATGCTCTACGTTGCGGTGTCGATCGCGCATGGCTGCAGCTACTGCATCCACTCCCACACGGCCGCGGCACGGGCCAAGGGCATGACCGAGGCCGAATATGGCGAGCTGCTCGCCATCGTCGGCATGGCCGCAGAGACCAACCGGCTGGTCACGGCGCTCGGCGTGCCCGTCGACGAGGCGTTTCTGGTCGATGCCGCGGACTGAGCGGCAAAGCTAGCGTCATTCCGGGCTGGCGCTTACGCGCCCCGGAATGACAGCCTTCCCCCGCGGGAATCGGGGGTTTCATGCCTCCCCGAAATTGGCTAGTAATTCCGCGCAAACGCGTTCGGGGACTGGAAATGACCTATTGCTGCGGAATCCTGGTTCGGGACGGTCTGGTGATGATTGCCGACACCCGCACCAATGCCGGCCTCGACAACGTCTCGACCTTCCGCAAGCTGCACATCTTCTCCAAGCCCGGCGAGCGCATCATGGCGATCGCCAGTGCCGGCAACCTCGCCATCAGCCAGTCGGTGCTGTCGACGCTGACCGAGGGCCTCGAAGACCCCAACACGGGCGAGATCGAGACGCTGATGAATGCGCCGACCATGTTCCAGGCCGCCCAGCGCATCGGCCGGGCGATCCGCGCGGTGCATGCCACCGAAGGGCCGGCGCTGAAATCCGAGGACGTCTCCTTCGACGTCTCCTTCCTGTTCGGCGGCCAGATCAAGGGCGCGCGCATGCGCCTGTTCATGGTCTACACCGCCGGCAATTTCATCGAGTGCACCACCGACACGCCCTACCTGCAGATCGGCGAGCACAAATACGGCAAGCCGGTGCTCGACCGCGCCATGCATTACGACGTCGAGCTCTACGAGGCGCTGAAGACGGGCCTGATCTCGATGGACTCGACGATGCGATCGAATCTCGGCGTCGGCCTGCCGATCGATGTGCTGGTGGTGCGCACCGACGCCTGCGAAGCGGATCTCAACCACCGCATCGAGGCGGGCGAGCCTTATTTCCACGACCTGCGCTCACGCTGGTCGGCGGCCTTGCGCGCGGCTCATCAGAACATTCCGCGCCCGCCCTACAAGAACGACAAAGAACCCAAGACCTGACAGAAGAGAAAAGGCAGGAAACGATGAGTGAAGCGAAAAAGATCGCATTGGTGACGGGCGCCGGCACCGGCGTCGGGCGCGCGGCGTCGCTGGCGCTGATGAACACCGGCTTCACCGTGGTGCTCGCAGGCCGCCGGCTCGACATGCTCGAGGAGACGGCGAAGCTCGGACCCGCGGGAAAAAGCCTCTGCGTCACCGCCGACATGACCAAGCCGGACCAGATTGCCGCGCTGTTCGACAAGGTGAAGGCGACCTATGGCCGCCTCGACGTGCTCTTCAACAATGCCGGCATGGGCGCGCCGGCCGTGAACTTCGAGGACCTCAGCCTCGAGCAATGGCAGGCCGTGGTGAACACCAACCTCACCGGCCCGTTCCTGTGCACCCAGCACGCCTTCCGCATCATGAAGGACCAGAGCCCGCGCGGCGGCCGCATCATCAACAATGGCTCGATCTCCGCGCACGCGCCGCGGCCGTTCTCGGCGGCCTACACCTCGACCAAGCACGCCATCACCGGCCTGACCAAGGCGAGCAATCTCGACGGCCGCATGTACGACATCGCGGTCGGCCAGGTCGACATCGGCAATGCCGCGACCCCGATGACCGATCGCATGGTCAACGGCCCCGGCGTGCTGCAGCCCGACGGCACCACCAAGCACGAGCCGCGCATGGACGCGAAAGCGGTCGGCGATGCCGTGGCCTACATGGCCAGCCTGCCGCTCGATGCCAACGTGCTGACCATGACGGTGATGGCGACCAAGATGCCGTTCGTGGGGCGGGGCTGAACAAAAAGCGCGAAAACAACCCCATGCACAATAGGGATCTCATTGATTCCTCTATGCTCTATCCGCGACATTCATTACGGCAGCAATCTAGGGCATCGGTCTCGTGCCCCGGACGCAGCGCGGCATGCAATGACGCGCTGCTGAGCCGGGGCCCATGCCTCCGCGATCTCGTGCTTGGCCTTATGGGTCCCGGCTCTGCGCCGCAACGCTGATGCGTTGCGGCTTGTCCGGGACACGAGACTTCCCCTACTCCAGGCTCTCCACCTTCCGCAGGGTTGGAAACAGCTTCATCCACAACAGCGCCACGGCAACCGTGCAGACGCCGCCGAGCACGGCGGCGGGCATGGCGCCGAACAGGGCGGCCGTGAGGCCGCTCTCGAACTGGCCGAGCTGGTTCGAGGCGTTGATGAACAGGAAATTCACCGCGCCGACCCGGCCGCGCATCTCGTCGGGCGTCGACAGCTGCACCAGCGAGAAACGGATCACGACGCTGATCGTATCGGCCGCACCCAAAACGGCGAGCGACAGTACCGACAGCCACATCCAGGACGACAATGCGAACACGATGGTGGCGAGGCCGAACACGATCACGGCCTGGAACATGCGCAGGCCCACATGCCGCGAGATGGTATGTCGCGCCAGCACCATGGTCATCAGCAAAGCGCCGACCGCCGGCGCGGCGCGCAGCACGCCGAGCCCGACCGGGCCGGCCTGCAGGATGTCGCGGGCATAGATCGGCAGCAGCGCCGTGACGCCGCCGAACAGCACGGCGAACAGATCGAGCGAGATGGTACCGAGGATCGCCGGGTTGCTGCGAATGAAGCGGACCCCGGCGAAGATGTCGTCCGAGTCCACCCCCTCCTTTGCGATCGCCTGCGGGCGCGGGCGGATGAAGCCGGTCAAGATCATCCCCAAGACCCAGAACAGGACCATCACGGCATAGGCAAGGTGCGGGGCGACCGCATAGGCGATGCCGCCGAGCGCAGGTCCCGTGATGGTCGCGACCTGCGCCGCCCCGCTGGAGACGGCAGTGGCGCGCTGGAGCGAGCCCTGCGGCGCGATCAGCGGCAGCAGCGCCGCCGTGGTCGGGCTCTCGAACGCGCCGGCGATCCCGAGCAGGAAGGTCGCGATGAAGATCTGCACCTCGCTGACCGCGCCGAGATAGGTGATGGTTGCAAGATAGAGCGCGGTCGCGGCCTCCACCAGCTGGCAGAGCTGGACCACACGCTTGCGCTCGTAGCGGTCGGCGGCGTGGCCGGCGACGAACACCAGAAGCGCGGTGGGCAGAAACTGGACGAGACCGACCATGCCGAGGTCGAAGGCCGAGCCGGTGAGATCGTAGATCTGCCAACCGATCGCGACGGCCGCGATCTGGCTGGAGAAGCGCGACAGGCTGCGTGAGAGCAGGAAGAACAGGAAGGCACGGTGGGCGAGAAGCGCGCCGGCGCTGACCGATCGATGTCCGGATATTGGCTGCTCTGGCATCGCCTGTTGGATCACCCTCTGACCGCTCTTTCCCTCGATGGCCTCCCGCGTGGCCGAGGTGACCCCGCTTGTCAACACCGGCGCGTTTCCAGCTGCTCCGGCATTGCCTTTGCAGCGCAGGCGCGGCCATAATCATTGAGGGTTTGGGGACACCATGCTGCGCTTGCAATCGGCACTCGGCATTTTCGCATTGCTGTTGATCGCCTTCGCGTTGGCGGAGAATCGGCGCGCCGTGTCGCTGCGCCAGGCGGCGATCGGCCTCGCCGCGACCTTCGTCACCGCCCTCGTGCTGCTGAAGCTGCCGGTCGTCGCCCATGCCTTCGGTGCCATCAACGACGCGGTCGGCGCGATCTCGGCGGCCTCGCGGGCCGGCTCCGCCTTCGTGTTCGGCTATGTCGGCGGCGGAGCCCTGCCCTTCGACCTGAAGGCGCCGGGCGCGGACTTCATCCTCGCGTTCCAGGCGCTGCCGATCGTGCTGGTCATGAGCGTGCTGACGACGCTGTTGTTCTATTGGCGCGTGCTGCCACCGATCGTCCGCGGCATGGCCTGGCTCTTGGAGCGCACACTGGGCGTCGGCGGCGCGGTCGGGCTCTCGACCGCCGCCAACATCTTCCTCGGCATGGTCGAGGCGCCGCTGTTCGTGCGGCCGTATCTGGCACAGATGACGCGCAGCGAGTTGTTCCTGGTGATGACCGGCGGCATGGCCGGCATCGCCGGCACCGTGCTGGTGCTCTACGCGACGCTGCTGGCCCCGCTCATTCCCGACGCCGCCGCGCATTTCGTCATCGCCTCCGTGCTCGGGGCGCCGGCGGCGATCCTGGTCAGCCTGATCATGGTGCCCGAGACATCCGACAAGCGCACCGGCGGCGCGCTGGAGCATCCGCAAATGGAGATCGCCAGCACGATGGACGCGATCGTCAAAGGCACCAGCGCCGGCATCGAGCTGCTGATCAACATCGTCGCGATGCTGCTGGTGCTGGTGGCCCTGGTCTATCTCGTCAACGCAATCCTCGGCCTGCTCCCGCACGTCGGCGGCGCCGCGATCTCGCTGCAGCGGCTGCTCGGTCTCGTCATGGCGCCGGTGTGCTGGCTGATGGGATTGCCGTGGGATCAGGCGATCACCGCCGGCAGCCTGATGGGCACCAAGACCGTGCTGAACGAATTGATCGCCTATGTCGACTTCTCGAAGCTGCCGCTCGATACGCTCGATCCGCGCTCGCGCCTGATCATGCTCTATGCGATGTGCGGCTTCGCCAATTTCGCCAGCCTCGGCATCATGATCGGCGGCTTAGGGGTGATGGCGCCGGAGCGGCGCGAGGAGATCAACGCGCTGGGGCTGAAGTCGATCGTGTCGGGGACGCTGACGACGTGTCTGATGGGGGCGGTGGTGGGAGTGCTGGCGTAGGTCTCTCCGCCTGTCATTGCGAGCCACCGGGTCCGCGCGTAGCGCGGCCCGATGACAAGCTCCGCGAAGCAATCCAGACATGCGTCCGCGGAGACAGTCTGGATTGCTTCGTCGCAAGAGCTCCTCGCAATGACGGCGGTGAGAGTCTTTGCATCAACCGCACAATTTCGACTTCTGCAGGATACGGCGAACCTCAGCTATCTTGGCGCGGCACGGCTCGGCCGCCATGGCCTTTGCCTCGCTGGTTCGCCCCTGCGCCCATAGCAACACCGCCATCAGGCCCTGCGCGCCGGAACGCACCGGCCCTCCCGCCACGTCCGAGGCTGCCAGCGACATGGCGGTTCGCGCCTCCGACTCGGCCGCACTGAGGTTCGCCTGCTCCAGGAAGAAGACGGCACGGTAGACGTGAGCCCGCGCGTCCTTTGGGTAGCGGGTGACAAGATCGAGCGACCGGCTGACCATCTCGTTAGCCTTCACCGACACTTCCGACGCACGGATATAGTGCGCGGCATCGGCCATGTAAGCCGAATAATGCGCGGCGGCGAAGCCGGCGCAAACGAGAGATCCGATGAATCCCGCGAGCAACGTTATGCTCGCGCTACGCGGCAGGCTGTCATAAGACCAGAAGGCGAGCCACGGCGTGACGGCGAGCGCGGCGCCGGCCACCGCACCGCCTGCATGGGCATAATAGTTGACGTTGCCGGACGCGCCGAAGGCGAGCGGCAGCAGTGCGGGCACACCGAAGAACAGCGACGTCTTCAGCCTCGATATGGTTTGATCGGCGTCCGCTTCGGGATCGAAGCTCGCAACGAACAGCGCTGCGATCAGCCCGGTGATGGCGCCGGACGCACCGACGCCGACCGTGCCGGAGCCGTTGCCCAGCAGCGAGCCGGCCTCACCGGCCAATGCACCGGCGATAAAGATCAAGGCAAACCAGCCGCGGCCGATCAGCGATTCCAGCCTGACCCCGACGATGAACAGCGCCACGCAATTGCTCACGAGATGCCAGCCGCTGCCATGCAGAAGCGGCGCAAGGCCGATCCGCCACCACTCCCCCCGTCCGACGACGAGATCGTAGCCGGACGCGCCTTGAGCGATCAGCGAGCGCACATCGAGGTCGCCGTCTCGCGCAATGTCGATGGCCAGGCTGCGTTGCAGAACGAAGATCAGGAGCAGACCGAAGATCAGGCCGATGGTGAGGAAGG from Bradyrhizobium sp. CB1015 harbors:
- a CDS encoding MFS transporter is translated as MPEQPISGHRSVSAGALLAHRAFLFFLLSRSLSRFSSQIAAVAIGWQIYDLTGSAFDLGMVGLVQFLPTALLVFVAGHAADRYERKRVVQLCQLVEAATALYLATITYLGAVSEVQIFIATFLLGIAGAFESPTTAALLPLIAPQGSLQRATAVSSGAAQVATITGPALGGIAYAVAPHLAYAVMVLFWVLGMILTGFIRPRPQAIAKEGVDSDDIFAGVRFIRSNPAILGTISLDLFAVLFGGVTALLPIYARDILQAGPVGLGVLRAAPAVGALLMTMVLARHTISRHVGLRMFQAVIVFGLATIVFALSSWMWLSVLSLAVLGAADTISVVIRFSLVQLSTPDEMRGRVGAVNFLFINASNQLGQFESGLTAALFGAMPAAVLGGVCTVAVALLWMKLFPTLRKVESLE
- a CDS encoding proteasome-type protease, whose translation is MTYCCGILVRDGLVMIADTRTNAGLDNVSTFRKLHIFSKPGERIMAIASAGNLAISQSVLSTLTEGLEDPNTGEIETLMNAPTMFQAAQRIGRAIRAVHATEGPALKSEDVSFDVSFLFGGQIKGARMRLFMVYTAGNFIECTTDTPYLQIGEHKYGKPVLDRAMHYDVELYEALKTGLISMDSTMRSNLGVGLPIDVLVVRTDACEADLNHRIEAGEPYFHDLRSRWSAALRAAHQNIPRPPYKNDKEPKT
- a CDS encoding carboxymuconolactone decarboxylase family protein, coding for MATVKLLSDDELSAEARAVFDDIRKVRKSDFVNNFWRALAHDPKTLRRTWESIKEVMAPGALDPKVKEMLYVAVSIAHGCSYCIHSHTAAARAKGMTEAEYGELLAIVGMAAETNRLVTALGVPVDEAFLVDAAD
- a CDS encoding rhomboid family intramembrane serine protease, with translation MPVAVEEPSSSEERFFADNKLLADIPFLTIGLIFGLLLIFVLQRSLAIDIARDGDLDVRSLIAQGASGYDLVVGRGEWWRIGLAPLLHGSGWHLVSNCVALFIVGVRLESLIGRGWFALIFIAGALAGEAGSLLGNGSGTVGVGASGAITGLIAALFVASFDPEADADQTISRLKTSLFFGVPALLPLAFGASGNVNYYAHAGGAVAGAALAVTPWLAFWSYDSLPRSASITLLAGFIGSLVCAGFAAAHYSAYMADAAHYIRASEVSVKANEMVSRSLDLVTRYPKDARAHVYRAVFFLEQANLSAAESEARTAMSLAASDVAGGPVRSGAQGLMAVLLWAQGRTSEAKAMAAEPCRAKIAEVRRILQKSKLCG
- a CDS encoding SDR family oxidoreductase, whose translation is MSEAKKIALVTGAGTGVGRAASLALMNTGFTVVLAGRRLDMLEETAKLGPAGKSLCVTADMTKPDQIAALFDKVKATYGRLDVLFNNAGMGAPAVNFEDLSLEQWQAVVNTNLTGPFLCTQHAFRIMKDQSPRGGRIINNGSISAHAPRPFSAAYTSTKHAITGLTKASNLDGRMYDIAVGQVDIGNAATPMTDRMVNGPGVLQPDGTTKHEPRMDAKAVGDAVAYMASLPLDANVLTMTVMATKMPFVGRG
- a CDS encoding NupC/NupG family nucleoside CNT transporter; translation: MLRLQSALGIFALLLIAFALAENRRAVSLRQAAIGLAATFVTALVLLKLPVVAHAFGAINDAVGAISAASRAGSAFVFGYVGGGALPFDLKAPGADFILAFQALPIVLVMSVLTTLLFYWRVLPPIVRGMAWLLERTLGVGGAVGLSTAANIFLGMVEAPLFVRPYLAQMTRSELFLVMTGGMAGIAGTVLVLYATLLAPLIPDAAAHFVIASVLGAPAAILVSLIMVPETSDKRTGGALEHPQMEIASTMDAIVKGTSAGIELLINIVAMLLVLVALVYLVNAILGLLPHVGGAAISLQRLLGLVMAPVCWLMGLPWDQAITAGSLMGTKTVLNELIAYVDFSKLPLDTLDPRSRLIMLYAMCGFANFASLGIMIGGLGVMAPERREEINALGLKSIVSGTLTTCLMGAVVGVLA